One window of the Synechococcus sp. CC9311 genome contains the following:
- a CDS encoding superoxide dismutase [Ni], with product MKLLLTGFTLTTALLSTGVAHSHCQLPCGIYDDHARIHSMLEDADTIQKTVILIKDNSGKNDPQSNNQLVRSIANKESHAQSIIETISDYFLTQRVKPSQDDYTERLKKHHAVIIASMKAKQNSDLQHVDDLKATIVELEEYYPKQSN from the coding sequence TCACTCTTACAACAGCGCTGCTAAGCACTGGCGTTGCCCACAGCCATTGCCAACTACCGTGCGGTATTTACGATGACCATGCACGCATTCACTCGATGCTTGAAGACGCTGATACCATTCAAAAGACAGTCATTCTGATTAAAGACAACTCAGGAAAGAATGATCCCCAATCCAACAATCAGCTAGTAAGATCAATTGCCAACAAGGAATCTCACGCACAATCAATCATAGAAACAATTAGTGACTACTTTTTAACTCAACGCGTCAAACCCAGTCAAGACGACTACACCGAGCGGCTCAAAAAGCATCATGCAGTGATCATTGCATCGATGAAAGCAAAACAAAATTCAGACTTACAACATGTTGACGACTTAAAAGCAACAATCGTTGAGCTGGAAGAATACTACCCAAAACAATCAAATTAG
- a CDS encoding histidine phosphatase family protein, with protein MLFAEKFQKKRIQSLLFIVAGISVSAISFQSVGKATPDNSLIVVIIRHGERASSNHNLSCKGLNRALQLPAVLDKRFPKIDHAFVPALGRDKYTSHARMFQTVSPFAIKNKLLINSKFGSKDHDGMVKHILKKDGTVLLVWNHSEIQHIARDLGVKNPPQWSGKDFDSIWAITFKNGKAALDISKQGITPSPDCNY; from the coding sequence ATGCTATTTGCTGAAAAGTTCCAGAAGAAGAGGATTCAATCTCTACTGTTTATTGTCGCTGGTATCTCTGTATCGGCTATTTCATTTCAAAGTGTTGGTAAGGCCACTCCTGATAATAGTTTAATTGTGGTGATTATTCGGCACGGAGAGAGAGCATCAAGTAACCACAACCTGTCATGCAAGGGGCTGAATCGCGCCCTGCAACTCCCGGCAGTGCTTGACAAGAGATTTCCAAAAATTGACCATGCGTTCGTTCCTGCCTTGGGTCGCGACAAATATACAAGTCACGCAAGAATGTTTCAGACAGTTTCTCCATTTGCGATTAAGAACAAATTGCTAATCAATAGTAAGTTTGGCTCAAAAGATCATGATGGTATGGTTAAACACATACTTAAAAAAGATGGCACAGTCCTACTGGTTTGGAATCACAGTGAGATTCAACATATCGCTCGAGACCTCGGGGTGAAAAATCCACCACAATGGAGTGGTAAAGATTTCGATAGTATTTGGGCCATCACTTTCAAAAACGGTAAAGCTGCATTGGATATCAGTAAACAAGGAATAACTCCGTCGCCCGACTGCAACTATTAG
- a CDS encoding sulfite exporter TauE/SafE family protein, producing MSILAMISLLAGGAIAGALNTLASSGSAITLPLLILLGIPPGIANGTNRLSVLLGSFSAVISFQQTGSIPWKKTLRLSIPLAAGAILGAGIATQLNDNNIQMIINIAIGLALAVLVIGSKRFISEKSTNQEPESLYIAPALALVGFWTGFIVLDSATYMILALVMLGSMDVTQANPIKAVFLLIACVLSIPIFFLQGQIAWTPGIILAIGSSAGSWWAARIAIQPWIKRWVYSLLVGIVILELTIMLAL from the coding sequence ATGAGTATTTTGGCGATGATTTCACTATTGGCAGGTGGAGCTATTGCTGGAGCACTGAACACACTTGCTAGCAGTGGATCAGCGATTACTCTGCCCCTTTTAATTTTATTAGGCATTCCACCTGGAATCGCTAATGGCACTAACAGGTTATCAGTTTTGTTAGGATCATTTTCAGCTGTGATAAGTTTTCAGCAGACTGGATCTATCCCTTGGAAGAAGACACTTAGGCTATCAATACCTCTTGCAGCAGGAGCAATTCTCGGAGCTGGCATTGCCACTCAGCTAAATGACAACAACATTCAAATGATAATCAATATTGCGATAGGGCTTGCATTGGCTGTACTTGTAATTGGCTCTAAACGTTTTATTAGCGAAAAAAGTACAAATCAAGAGCCTGAAAGTCTTTACATAGCTCCTGCTTTGGCTTTGGTTGGATTTTGGACCGGCTTTATAGTTCTAGATTCTGCAACATACATGATACTTGCCTTGGTAATGCTTGGGTCCATGGATGTAACTCAGGCCAATCCAATCAAGGCCGTATTCCTATTAATAGCCTGTGTGCTATCTATACCAATCTTTTTTTTGCAGGGGCAAATTGCATGGACTCCTGGCATCATTCTGGCCATCGGGAGTTCTGCTGGCTCATGGTGGGCAGCCAGAATTGCCATTCAGCCATGGATTAAGCGATGGGTGTACTCGCTCTTAGTCGGAATAGTAATCCTTGAATTAACTATAATGCTTGCATTGTAA
- a CDS encoding chlorophyll a/b-binding protein: MTSSTSTDSWFQEAAAAQIRSERFLKAELLNGRAAMLGFVIGVLTEAITGHGIVSQITFGIFGAS, from the coding sequence ATGACGTCTTCGACCTCAACCGACAGTTGGTTTCAGGAAGCCGCTGCTGCACAAATCCGTTCTGAGCGCTTTCTAAAAGCGGAGCTTCTGAATGGACGTGCTGCGATGCTCGGCTTTGTTATCGGGGTTCTCACAGAAGCCATCACTGGCCATGGAATCGTGAGCCAGATCACTTTCGGAATATTTGGTGCCAGCTGA
- a CDS encoding DUF805 domain-containing protein, whose product MFAKLAMLDFYPQFWTKAFDFEGRTKRIDFWKILLVNIVLGFVTAKFVEPLYYLFVIASICPGIAMNVRRIRDTGRQWQWIFIGFIPIIGALWLLWIECQPSSVPE is encoded by the coding sequence GTGTTCGCCAAGCTTGCAATGCTTGATTTTTATCCTCAGTTCTGGACGAAAGCCTTTGATTTCGAAGGGCGTACAAAGCGAATTGATTTTTGGAAGATACTGCTTGTAAACATAGTTCTTGGGTTTGTTACTGCGAAATTCGTTGAGCCTCTCTATTACCTATTTGTGATTGCTTCAATCTGCCCAGGCATAGCAATGAATGTTCGCCGTATTCGTGACACTGGTCGTCAATGGCAATGGATTTTTATAGGATTTATTCCAATTATTGGAGCCCTTTGGCTTCTTTGGATTGAATGTCAGCCATCTTCTGTTCCAGAATAA
- a CDS encoding transporter ZIP family protein, producing the protein MPSIALKAGLVGIVVLVSLATGRPALRTKPSDLHKAALGFGEAFAAGIFLGAGLIHMLGDAQSAFDAANVNYPFAMVTCGAVMLLLLWIEHLANQRSENPAGNKKLVAFSAVLMLSIHSLLMGAAFGISTSVTLTIVIFIAVLAH; encoded by the coding sequence ATGCCAAGTATTGCCTTAAAAGCGGGATTGGTGGGAATTGTCGTCCTTGTTTCTCTTGCGACTGGAAGACCTGCTCTACGAACTAAACCTTCCGATCTTCACAAAGCAGCCCTTGGTTTTGGAGAAGCTTTCGCTGCTGGGATTTTTCTTGGAGCTGGACTTATCCATATGCTTGGAGATGCTCAAAGTGCTTTTGATGCTGCAAACGTCAACTATCCCTTCGCGATGGTGACCTGTGGGGCGGTGATGTTACTACTACTTTGGATCGAACATCTAGCTAATCAGAGAAGTGAAAACCCAGCAGGTAACAAAAAGCTTGTAGCTTTTTCAGCTGTACTAATGCTTTCTATTCACTCGTTGTTGATGGGGGCTGCTTTCGGAATTTCAACATCAGTCACATTGACAATTGTAATTTTTATTGCAGTTCTTGCTCATTAA
- a CDS encoding tetratricopeptide repeat protein — protein sequence MKKKRTLIAALSISLILLSPLATKSAVRNQRSKSLPTNLKSDQSPKSINGLIAQSKKSKDLEEGISLFNAGKYTDAISSFSRVITTDSPRKVKNKALLGRAQAYLVVKQPALAISDLKKIEYTPDEKEEQSKKDLVLGVCFIQLKSYDLAIKWLTDSITLVPNQASAYSNRAVAYQSKGNLQAAFKDLQLSLKLNPTPSTIYNLAVLEKKKENYQSCYELLSNLEKSEQTYPGIFLQKGLCASKLNKRDQALKDLIKAASLDKNNAFTLESIGSILAEAGKTKAAISYLEKAEQLYLINGKTEEYAKVSNMIANLNNQ from the coding sequence ATGAAAAAGAAACGAACACTCATCGCAGCTTTAAGCATAAGCTTGATTTTATTGTCTCCACTTGCAACGAAATCAGCAGTACGTAACCAACGCTCTAAATCACTGCCTACAAACCTCAAGAGCGATCAGAGTCCGAAAAGCATCAATGGTCTGATTGCTCAATCCAAAAAAAGCAAAGATCTTGAAGAGGGTATCTCACTCTTCAACGCAGGAAAATATACAGACGCAATTTCATCATTCAGCAGAGTAATCACAACAGACTCTCCACGAAAAGTCAAAAACAAAGCCTTACTTGGAAGAGCACAAGCCTATTTGGTCGTCAAACAGCCAGCCTTAGCTATCTCAGACCTAAAAAAGATAGAGTATACCCCCGATGAAAAGGAAGAACAAAGCAAGAAAGATTTAGTATTAGGCGTTTGCTTCATCCAACTAAAAAGTTACGACTTGGCAATTAAATGGCTAACAGATTCAATCACATTAGTTCCAAATCAGGCTTCTGCATACTCAAACAGAGCAGTGGCGTACCAATCTAAAGGTAATTTACAAGCAGCATTCAAAGACTTGCAATTGTCTTTGAAACTAAATCCAACACCCTCAACGATTTATAATTTAGCTGTTCTTGAAAAGAAAAAAGAAAACTATCAAAGCTGCTATGAGCTGCTATCAAATCTAGAGAAGTCAGAACAAACCTACCCAGGAATCTTTCTACAAAAAGGGCTATGTGCTTCAAAGCTAAACAAAAGGGATCAAGCCCTTAAAGATTTAATTAAAGCAGCATCATTAGACAAGAATAATGCTTTCACTCTAGAAAGTATCGGATCAATCCTGGCCGAAGCAGGTAAGACCAAAGCAGCAATAAGTTATCTAGAAAAAGCTGAACAACTATATCTCATTAATGGAAAAACCGAAGAATACGCAAAAGTCTCAAATATGATTGCCAATCTGAACAATCAGTGA
- a CDS encoding DUF2345 domain-containing protein, whose amino-acid sequence MSKQKHFQRFRYLVRLREVTFVAVSLGLIGINSAHAQVDVDLPLGIVLSTGGPGDFSIIGSSGTVLTIEDNGNITGDAFNSIEFATDGDPSVGAEAIFRSEGAAGAFTEVQAVSILDAVTQVSAEAAGIAQSSLVSDADGVASTRLLAISDVESNIDIQSDSLSDSNIDILSDGLQSSSISLEANSPTGNGEIEISSDGQITLEAIGTNAALNLTSDDNVIIDSQQDINNVAGNDFNVTANNDVSLNSQQDIDNVAGNDFNVTANNDVSLNSGRNVEIIAPNGSITLRAGTNSGTLTLTDQSATLAAPDVVLGASDGSSTVSIPGLAGGDETEVLTIDPNGVVGKAQLPIIPSIRKLESKVNDIERSLKEVDSAVESVGALALAVSAIPNLTTGNKKYGCGLGTGVFGSKWAGAAGCVAKVNQDIWINAAISYTPGTNTDYYSTPSVGGRLGAFWQF is encoded by the coding sequence ATGTCAAAACAAAAACACTTTCAAAGGTTTAGGTACCTTGTAAGACTTAGAGAAGTAACTTTTGTTGCAGTAAGTCTTGGATTAATTGGAATTAATTCAGCACACGCTCAGGTAGATGTAGACCTTCCTCTTGGCATTGTCCTCTCAACCGGCGGCCCAGGCGATTTCTCAATCATTGGTTCATCTGGGACTGTTCTTACAATTGAAGATAACGGAAACATCACCGGCGATGCCTTTAACTCTATTGAATTTGCAACTGATGGCGACCCATCTGTGGGAGCAGAAGCAATATTCAGGTCTGAAGGAGCAGCTGGTGCGTTCACAGAGGTTCAAGCAGTTTCAATTCTTGATGCGGTAACACAAGTCTCTGCAGAAGCTGCTGGCATTGCACAATCCAGCCTAGTTTCAGACGCTGATGGGGTTGCTTCAACTAGGCTATTAGCTATAAGCGACGTAGAGTCAAATATAGATATTCAGTCTGATTCGCTCTCTGATAGCAACATAGATATACTTTCTGACGGACTTCAATCTTCCTCCATAAGCCTCGAAGCTAACAGCCCTACTGGCAACGGCGAAATAGAAATTTCTTCAGATGGGCAAATTACTTTAGAAGCTATCGGCACAAACGCAGCACTTAATTTAACTTCTGACGACAATGTTATCATAGATTCTCAACAGGATATTAATAATGTTGCGGGCAATGACTTTAATGTTACCGCTAACAATGATGTAAGCTTAAATTCTCAACAGGATATTGATAATGTTGCGGGCAATGACTTTAATGTTACCGCTAACAATGATGTAAGCTTAAATTCTGGGCGTAATGTAGAAATCATCGCTCCAAATGGCTCAATTACTCTACGAGCTGGAACTAACTCAGGAACACTTACACTTACAGATCAAAGTGCAACCCTCGCCGCACCAGATGTTGTACTTGGTGCATCTGATGGATCTTCTACGGTGAGTATTCCTGGACTTGCAGGTGGAGACGAAACTGAGGTCTTAACTATTGATCCCAACGGAGTAGTCGGTAAAGCACAATTACCCATCATACCCAGCATTCGCAAACTTGAATCAAAAGTCAATGATATCGAAAGATCTTTGAAAGAAGTTGATTCCGCAGTTGAATCAGTGGGTGCTTTGGCTTTAGCAGTATCTGCTATTCCCAACCTCACAACTGGCAACAAGAAGTATGGTTGTGGCCTTGGCACGGGTGTTTTCGGGTCAAAATGGGCTGGAGCTGCTGGTTGCGTAGCCAAGGTTAATCAAGACATTTGGATCAATGCTGCGATCTCTTACACCCCAGGTACGAACACTGACTATTACTCCACTCCTTCCGTTGGTGGGAGACTTGGCGCATTCTGGCAGTTCTAA
- a CDS encoding class I SAM-dependent RNA methyltransferase gives MLPQGLEEAGVAELVALGAKAVKPLRRAASFEADMACLYRLHLQCRLPFRLLREMARFPCDGRETLYSGIQEGLNWERWLHPSMSFRVDVTGTAPGLNHSHYTALQIKNAIVDRQRDIWGQRSSIDLEEPDVSLHVHLDREGGVLSLDGSGGSLHRRGYRAEMGDAPLKENLAAGLIRLSGWTGTTPLIDPLCGSGTLVIEAASLAAGHAPGLNRSFALEGWADFDDDLWRDEKERALKRQEQNQFQPIIIGCEQDPSIANQARNNVEAAGLSHLISIQTGDFRDLQLPDGPGTIVCNPPYGLRIGADQDLEALYGDLGVMVKTQASGWDFWLLSGNAGVTGALRMRASRRIPINNGGIDCRWLHYQVR, from the coding sequence GTGCTTCCTCAAGGATTAGAGGAAGCAGGGGTGGCTGAGCTTGTGGCCCTCGGCGCCAAAGCGGTTAAACCGCTGCGCAGGGCCGCTTCATTTGAGGCCGATATGGCTTGTTTGTATCGGCTTCATTTGCAATGCCGTCTTCCTTTTCGATTGCTTCGAGAAATGGCTCGATTCCCATGCGATGGACGCGAGACGCTGTATTCAGGGATTCAGGAAGGACTGAACTGGGAACGCTGGCTGCATCCTTCAATGAGTTTTCGGGTGGATGTCACCGGCACGGCTCCAGGCCTCAATCACAGCCACTACACCGCGCTACAAATTAAGAACGCGATCGTTGATCGACAGCGCGATATCTGGGGGCAACGATCCTCAATCGATCTCGAAGAACCTGATGTTTCACTGCATGTGCATCTCGATCGAGAGGGTGGGGTCCTGAGTCTCGATGGATCAGGCGGCAGTCTCCACCGCCGCGGCTATCGCGCAGAAATGGGGGATGCTCCGCTCAAAGAGAATCTTGCTGCTGGTTTGATCCGCCTGAGCGGATGGACAGGAACAACTCCTCTGATCGATCCACTGTGTGGTTCAGGGACGCTCGTGATCGAGGCGGCCTCATTGGCTGCAGGCCATGCCCCGGGACTGAACCGCAGCTTTGCCCTTGAAGGTTGGGCTGATTTTGATGACGACCTTTGGAGAGACGAGAAAGAACGCGCGCTCAAACGCCAAGAGCAGAACCAATTCCAGCCCATCATCATTGGCTGCGAACAGGATCCATCGATTGCCAACCAGGCTCGCAACAACGTCGAGGCCGCTGGTCTTTCCCACTTGATCTCTATTCAGACGGGAGATTTCAGAGATCTTCAGCTTCCAGACGGACCAGGCACGATCGTTTGCAATCCTCCTTATGGATTACGCATCGGAGCCGATCAGGATCTTGAGGCGCTGTATGGCGATCTCGGTGTCATGGTGAAAACCCAGGCCTCAGGATGGGATTTTTGGTTGCTCAGCGGCAATGCTGGCGTCACGGGAGCCCTCCGAATGAGAGCGTCCCGACGTATCCCGATCAACAATGGTGGAATCGACTGCCGCTGGTTGCACTACCAGGTGCGTTAA
- a CDS encoding phage holin family protein — MSELPGSQESRPRGLGAAARVTALAGSVMDLHVRIALQEVGREKRRLISGGVFLAMGGTLMLLALVAVETAFVVWSQTAFNWTLMQSLLTLAVLNVVVAGASLRIGGQLAKGPYLPQTLEGLSKTTRAVMGR, encoded by the coding sequence ATGAGTGAACTTCCAGGATCTCAAGAGAGCCGCCCAAGGGGCCTCGGAGCGGCGGCTCGAGTCACAGCATTAGCTGGGTCAGTGATGGACCTGCATGTTCGAATTGCTTTGCAGGAGGTTGGTCGCGAGAAGCGTCGCCTGATCAGCGGGGGTGTGTTTTTGGCCATGGGCGGAACCTTGATGCTCTTGGCTCTGGTGGCTGTTGAAACGGCTTTTGTTGTTTGGTCGCAAACCGCTTTCAACTGGACATTGATGCAGTCGTTGCTCACCCTGGCTGTTTTGAATGTGGTGGTTGCGGGTGCGAGCTTGCGAATTGGAGGACAGCTGGCGAAGGGCCCTTATTTGCCGCAGACCCTTGAAGGCTTGTCCAAAACCACCCGTGCCGTGATGGGGCGTTGA
- the smc gene encoding chromosome segregation protein SMC: protein MTIPLETGFTVVTGPNGSGKSNILDGVLFCLGLANSRGMRADRLPDLVNSGMLKAGKSAETTVSVRFDLSDWQPDTAEEGIEPPEEGPWIQADANEWTVTRKLRVMPGGSYSSTYSSDGEPCNLQQLQTQLRRLRIDPEGSNVVMQGDVTRIVSMSNRDRRGLIDELAGVALFDTRIEQSRRKLDDVQERQDRCRIVEQELLTARQRLEKDCAKARAYQDLRDQVQRGRQQELVLAFEAAEAELKQLKTRQQHLSEQEVRDSTAIKEKESTLSEQATRLQTLQESVKALGEDQLISVQAELAGLDPQNRALERQATQHQQEGERLQGLRHNLTTRRQQLQADSEGLKQANNPEVLQAAEQACRDAEAAVEISRRRLGDVAGRSGAWLDEQRQRAARRSDLQTTLKPLQEEQQQLQERLRQDEARQSELKLERDEAGAEDREVQDQLEQLEQEWQSLLESLRSGKEQLQERAEAVAIQQRTRTRLEEEQTRLEREIARLESRREALQETRGTGALRLLLEAGLDGIHGAVAQLGEVEDRHRLALEVAAGARMAQVVVDDDRIAARAIDLLKSRRAGRLTFLPLNKIRSQAAGGGAAMARGRRPEGADGAGLIGRAVELIRYEPIYGDVFGYVFGDTQVFSDLGSARQQLGRFRAVTLEGELLEKSGAMTGGSFSQRGGGLSFGVSSDSDEAEPLRQRLLELGETLAACRREESRLLQSLEQERPLLRQLEQRQAALDAERTAAKRAHGPLLERCRQRSERLHSLQVNRTEQEQRLQVLKTTVTPLLDELERISTEEREVQAEADAGNWQQLQAELEQSDNALEQARRNRDERLQHQRDRELAQTRIGDQQQAIEEEENSLQLAVTALAEAHQRWRDEQKELEERRQTLESQQQILQTKFGEERRARDAAEASVAELRQNLQQARWELERLQEERLAIQEQLRSGGIRLEELKPTLPNPLPEIPEEIRHAGLEALQDQLQQLLKRMEALEPVNMLALEELTALEERLGDLGERLDVLSQEREELLLRIETVATLRQEAFMEAFQAVDGHFSEIFASLSEGDGKLQLDNPDDPLEGGLTLVAHPKGKAVRRLAAMSGGEKSLTALSFLFALQRFRPSPFYALDEVDSFLDGVNVERLAALIARQAEQAQFLVVSHRRPMIGASQRTIGVTQARGAHTQVVGLPDAA from the coding sequence ATGACCATCCCCCTCGAGACCGGGTTCACTGTGGTGACCGGTCCCAATGGGTCTGGAAAAAGCAATATTCTCGATGGAGTCCTTTTTTGTCTCGGCTTAGCCAATAGCCGAGGCATGCGTGCCGATCGCTTACCCGATCTGGTCAATAGCGGCATGCTCAAAGCTGGCAAGTCGGCTGAGACCACTGTCAGTGTGCGTTTTGACCTGAGCGACTGGCAGCCAGACACAGCAGAAGAGGGGATTGAGCCTCCTGAGGAGGGTCCCTGGATACAAGCTGATGCCAATGAGTGGACGGTGACACGCAAGCTTCGCGTGATGCCTGGTGGCTCGTACAGCAGCACCTACAGCTCAGATGGTGAACCGTGCAATCTGCAGCAGCTGCAAACCCAGCTCCGCCGATTACGAATCGATCCTGAAGGCAGCAATGTCGTGATGCAGGGCGACGTGACTCGGATTGTCTCGATGAGCAATCGGGACCGCCGCGGCCTCATTGACGAGCTGGCTGGTGTGGCACTCTTCGACACTCGAATCGAACAAAGCCGCCGCAAGCTCGACGATGTGCAAGAGCGACAAGATCGCTGCCGCATCGTTGAACAAGAACTGCTCACAGCGCGACAACGTCTTGAAAAAGACTGCGCAAAAGCACGGGCTTATCAAGATTTACGCGATCAAGTTCAGCGTGGCCGACAGCAAGAGCTGGTGCTGGCCTTTGAAGCGGCTGAAGCGGAGCTGAAGCAGCTCAAAACCCGCCAACAACACCTCAGCGAACAGGAGGTCCGCGACAGCACAGCAATTAAGGAGAAAGAGAGCACCCTGTCGGAGCAGGCCACACGACTCCAAACCCTTCAGGAGAGCGTGAAAGCTCTAGGCGAAGACCAACTAATCAGCGTGCAGGCTGAATTGGCCGGTCTCGACCCCCAGAACCGGGCACTTGAACGTCAAGCCACGCAACATCAGCAAGAAGGCGAACGCCTACAAGGACTGCGACACAACCTCACCACCCGCCGTCAACAACTTCAAGCAGACAGCGAAGGACTCAAACAAGCCAACAACCCAGAGGTCCTCCAGGCAGCAGAGCAAGCCTGCCGCGATGCCGAAGCTGCGGTTGAAATCTCGCGCAGACGCCTCGGCGATGTTGCCGGGCGATCTGGAGCCTGGCTGGATGAGCAACGCCAACGGGCAGCACGCCGCTCAGACCTACAGACCACGCTCAAACCTCTTCAAGAGGAGCAACAGCAATTACAAGAGCGTTTGCGTCAGGACGAAGCCCGTCAATCCGAGCTGAAGCTGGAACGTGACGAAGCCGGCGCAGAAGACCGTGAAGTCCAAGACCAGCTGGAACAACTGGAACAGGAGTGGCAATCGCTTCTGGAAAGCCTGCGAAGCGGCAAAGAACAGCTTCAAGAACGCGCTGAAGCCGTTGCGATTCAACAACGCACCCGCACCAGGCTTGAAGAGGAACAGACCCGTCTGGAACGGGAAATTGCCCGTTTAGAGAGTCGACGGGAAGCCTTACAGGAAACACGAGGGACGGGAGCCTTGCGCCTCTTGCTGGAAGCGGGACTGGATGGAATCCATGGAGCGGTGGCCCAACTTGGCGAAGTGGAAGATCGTCATCGCCTAGCCCTAGAGGTCGCAGCCGGAGCACGCATGGCCCAGGTGGTCGTTGACGACGACCGGATTGCAGCCCGTGCCATCGACTTACTGAAGAGCCGGCGTGCGGGCCGTTTAACGTTTTTACCCCTCAACAAAATTCGATCCCAGGCCGCTGGTGGGGGCGCTGCGATGGCCCGTGGCCGCCGACCGGAGGGAGCCGATGGCGCCGGCCTCATCGGTCGCGCTGTGGAATTAATCCGCTATGAGCCGATCTACGGCGATGTGTTCGGGTATGTGTTTGGCGACACTCAGGTGTTCAGCGACTTAGGCAGTGCTCGACAACAACTCGGGCGTTTCCGAGCCGTGACCCTCGAAGGCGAACTGCTCGAAAAAAGTGGCGCGATGACGGGAGGAAGCTTCAGCCAACGCGGTGGTGGACTGAGTTTTGGTGTCAGCAGTGACAGCGATGAGGCCGAGCCCCTGCGGCAGCGACTGCTCGAGCTCGGCGAGACCCTGGCGGCTTGTAGACGCGAAGAAAGCCGGCTGCTTCAATCTCTCGAGCAAGAACGTCCACTCCTTCGTCAGCTGGAGCAGAGGCAAGCGGCTCTCGATGCGGAGAGAACGGCAGCCAAGCGAGCCCATGGACCGTTGCTGGAGCGGTGCCGCCAACGCAGTGAGCGTCTCCACAGCCTCCAAGTCAACCGCACGGAACAAGAACAGCGGCTCCAAGTTCTCAAAACCACCGTCACGCCTCTGCTGGACGAACTCGAGAGAATCTCCACCGAGGAACGAGAAGTTCAAGCCGAGGCCGATGCAGGGAATTGGCAACAACTCCAGGCCGAACTCGAACAGTCGGATAACGCCCTGGAACAGGCCCGCCGCAATCGTGATGAGCGTCTTCAACATCAGCGTGACCGCGAGCTCGCACAAACCCGAATCGGTGACCAACAACAGGCCATCGAAGAGGAAGAAAACAGTCTTCAACTAGCCGTCACAGCGCTCGCTGAAGCGCATCAACGCTGGCGTGACGAACAAAAGGAGTTGGAGGAACGCCGCCAAACCCTGGAAAGCCAGCAACAAATCCTCCAAACCAAGTTTGGGGAGGAGCGTCGCGCTCGGGATGCAGCAGAAGCTTCCGTGGCCGAGCTGCGTCAGAACCTCCAGCAAGCCCGCTGGGAACTTGAACGGTTACAGGAGGAGCGCCTAGCGATTCAAGAGCAACTGCGCAGCGGTGGAATCCGCCTAGAGGAGCTCAAGCCAACACTGCCCAACCCCCTTCCAGAGATCCCAGAAGAAATCCGCCATGCCGGCCTTGAGGCACTGCAAGACCAGCTGCAGCAACTTCTGAAACGGATGGAAGCCCTCGAACCGGTCAACATGCTTGCCCTCGAGGAACTAACCGCGCTGGAAGAAAGGTTGGGAGACCTGGGCGAACGCCTTGATGTGCTCAGCCAGGAGCGCGAAGAACTGCTCCTGAGGATTGAAACAGTGGCCACACTCAGGCAAGAGGCGTTTATGGAGGCCTTTCAAGCCGTGGATGGACATTTTTCAGAGATCTTTGCAAGCCTCTCCGAAGGCGATGGCAAGCTGCAACTGGACAATCCGGATGACCCACTCGAGGGAGGGCTCACCCTGGTTGCTCACCCGAAAGGCAAGGCCGTGCGCCGCCTGGCCGCCATGTCTGGTGGTGAGAAATCACTGACAGCACTTAGTTTTTTGTTTGCACTGCAACGCTTCCGTCCCTCACCCTTCTACGCCCTTGATGAGGTCGACAGCTTCCTGGATGGCGTGAATGTGGAACGGCTTGCAGCGTTGATTGCCCGTCAAGCCGAGCAAGCCCAATTCCTTGTCGTGAGCCACAGGCGACCGATGATTGGCGCCTCTCAGCGCACCATTGGTGTCACCCAGGCTCGTGGCGCTCACACCCAGGTTGTGGGATTACCCGATGCAGCTTGA